A stretch of DNA from Oreochromis aureus strain Israel breed Guangdong linkage group 23, ZZ_aureus, whole genome shotgun sequence:
ACCATATTAAAGGAAATGAGATGATGGCAAAATCAATGAAAAAACATGATCCTCCCAAAGAGGAATGGActcattttttcctgtttctctctgtgattTAGAATATCAACTGGGCTGTAAAGGGTGGCATGAGCCTTATTTCCTCAGGTATAAAATGCTCCTACCTCTGTCAATTGTAGCCATCTATCCATCGCCAGGTCAATCCATCTCATTTAACTGCCTTTGGTTTACCTAGTGTATTATTCACTGAACTGTACTAATTCTCATCACTTACATCTTCTGTAACTTGCCTTTTCTTACTGATGACTGACCCTGCACAAGCAAAAGAAGGGTTTTGTCCTTGAGAGGCCTCTCCCAaagctgctttttttccctaCTTTCAAACATATCATAGACTGTTTATAACAGATGGATAAAGCCGCCATGACATCACTCACTGATTTCTGGACTCCATATTTTGAACCCTTGTTTTCATTTGCCTTTTTTATTGCCTCCATGTTAAGTTTTGGGAGCTTGAAGTGACCAGACTGGATGAGGGAGCTTCAAGTTCTCGCAAGATTGTTGTACGTACTGTACATATGTAGCTATAAATGTATGGAAACAATACACAATAACAGATACTACTTTGGTACTAATTAATAGACTAATTAACAAACACTTGAGTAAAACTAGGACAGCAACCTCCTTGCGACTAGGAAAAATTGGTGTTTGCCTGCATTGAATCTTTTTGCTTTTGGCAACCTATTAGAAGTAGTTTCAGTGCAACACCCCCAAGCAACCACTGAGCAACCACTTGCAAATGCACACATGGTAAGATGCAACCTGTCTCCGATTGCAGTGCATCCACTATTAATCACATTCAGATAGTGAAGAGTGAAGATTAGATAGTGAAGATTTGCAAATTACTGCCATGTAATTTAGAAATGCAGAGAGATTGATAGCACGTTACAGTCAAATCCAGTCTGAGTCAGTCTGTGCCAATGAGTGGAACTCATCTGCAATCTTTGCAATAAGGGGCTTGACTCAACTGGTTGTGTTTTGGTTACTTTTCTATATAAGGGCAATAGCCTATGTCAGTGGTCCCCAAACCCCGGGCCACGCACTGGTGCTAGTCCATgcgtcgtttggtaccgggccatgagagttgaggctcaggtggaaaatttatggttttcaggctTTTAAtaggtttttattgttttgttttgtttgtttttttatcatttttattgttaactcagtttccctgggtcttttcccatgtgttttgaataaattttctttttttggtaccggtactggttttattttgctgtaattatctgcgacaccttaaaggccggtccgtgaaaatattgtcggacataaaccggtccgtggcataAAAAAGGTTGGACCACTGGCCTATGTCAATTTGCAGCTAAATCGCTGTCTTGCAGCAACTATGTCactatttgtggaggaatttctgtttcaCGTCTATGAAGTTAATGTTGTTACTGGAAGAAATTTAATGTTCACATATACGTCATTAATTTTCTTACTGAGTGGGGCTCGTTATTATGATCACGCTGAGCCACTGTTTCTAAGGTAAGTCACTTTCAAACTGTGCACAAAAGtttaacaaaaagagaaaagagagacacGAAATGAAGACATAATTCTGTGGGTTGGGTGAAATTTTGCAACAAAGATGATATgagtaaaaatgtttaatttttgatAACAGCCACTGTTATCTCTAATGTGACTGTAGCGTATGACTAGAATTTCAGTTAGCAAAACTGGAGCACAAACGTCATGGACTTCTTGTATTTCAAAGGAGaccatattattattattattattattattatacttcttattttaatgcttaaaaatgcccaaataggtgagttaaaataaaatttaaatgaatttaaacaaattgaataaaaaaacaaaagcatgccTTTTTAACTCACCCGTTTCACCTTGATTCATATCTTCACTTCCCACGTGGCATATTAGTCTTAGACCGGCTGGTAACACTGATTAGAAGTTAATCGTTGGTCAGGGTTATAGTTTGATGATTGCACACTGGCACTGAAATGCCACCAGGCATAATTCCAAAACCACAAAGCCAAAAGAAGAGATGATAGACTGAGAGGAGTACAAGCTGGATCTATTGATCAATCACATCCAGACTGTGCAAATATCACAAGGATCTATGATATTTTTTTGAGTTATCTGCAGACTTAATTTTACGTCCTGATATGATTATTGAATTCTGACTAAATGCAGCTTGTAGCTTACATGTGCTTAGCTCATTATCTATGAAATACAGAATGTTTGGCTTGGGTGCAACACAACAGTAACGAATGTAAGAAGCACTGTCTCTGTCTTCACAGAATATTCAGTTTTTGACTCTTTTTCTTAGCTCTGGACTCTAAGGGTTGCCAGGTATGGTGCAGGAACAATGACAGCTGCTGTTCAAAAGCTTTTTAGCTAATCTAAGTGCTTCTACTGCATTTACATGTCCTTGATTATCCCTGTCCACTGTGATGCGTACATCTTGTAATTACTGCACACCCACAGTCTGAGTGATCAGACAGATCTTTAGACTAAATTACCGGCCCTCATTCTGTGGGAAGAGAGGAAGAGATTCTCCAGGTAACACATCTTAAGAAATAATGAGTAggtcttaataaaaaaaaatatatatatatatatatatatatatatatatatatatatatatatatatatatatatatatatatatatatatatatatatatatatatatatatatatatatatatatatatatatatatatataaaatgtgtgGTATTTCATTGAGTTTTCTAACTGTAATAAAAGCACAATAACTCATTAAACATTGAGCTTTAATCAGCAGCAGTGCTAAATTTCTCTTAAAAATGAATCTGGTGTAGTTTCATTCAATTATCATAATCATTtgtcaacagcagcacattatTTTCTCCAGCATCCCTGCTTTTGACAATACCTCATTACCTAATTTCACCACCCCACGAACACAGCTGGTGACAGCTTGTAATTATTAATTGTATAAAGTTTTGGTGAAGGTTGGAGTCTGAGCAACTTTAAAAAGCTTAGTCCTGACCTTGAGCACggtgtattgtttattttaccaTTGTGTTTGGAAAAGCTATTACCATTCTAGTTTGTCCaaacctggaaaaaaaacattcttaATTTTTGGCGACATTTTGCTGAGTGTTTATGGTCCTCAACAGCAGTTGGgagaaaaatgcatgaaaacagGTGGTGACAGTTGGGGGGTCTTGTCTCTGAACGCGACTGTGAGGTGGTGACACCTGGCTGGCGCGCTTGGCTCAGCATGACCAGCCAGTTCAAAGACCTCCTCCTAGGTAAAGCATCTCATTATGAGGAATGCAGATTATGAGCACAAGAGACCAACCATTTGCAAAACATACTCAAAAAATATAGTCACAGGTGAAAACGCTCTAAAAGAGTCTAAAAATACAAACACTTACAATTAAATTATGTTCAATGAAAACATTGAGCTATAACTCAGGCTTGAAGTAGGAAGAAACTAAACTCAGCAGTTACACAGACCTTGGTATAAATTGGCAACAAGGTTGAAACCTCCAGTCACTGGGGAAAAATATGTATTCTTCAACCAGTTAATGAGTGGCTCCTGGAGGCTGGTGAGATTGGTGAGAAGgttccttgtgattgctttggttgctagcagactGTAGTGCTTGTCTCCGATTTCCATGGAAGATGTCGACTTGTCAACAAACATTCACCAACTAACCACTGAGCAGTAATGAAACTTGAACTGGGAACAATGTTAccatcaaagtaaaagtttCCCCTTTTGAAGCATGTTAATTTCAGCACCGAGGCACAATTTTACTTAGAAGGTGAACAGCCATCGTTTGCATTTGtgttacacttttttgtttaacaTTGGCAAATATGTGCAGACAAGTAGGCGTCATCTATGGAAACTACAGGCAGGTGTGGCAACCAAAGGAATTGCAAGTAGGCTTTTGGTGAAGCACTGTATACCTCCTTTAATATGCACTTTTCCATAGTAACCAGTGGTTACCAAGAGGTCACCAACTGGACTCTAAGCCTGTGTAACTCGGGCAACTGCTAGCAACCACTTGCAGCCAGTTGAGTTGACACTAGTTTTTCCTAGCGACCGGTACTTACCAGGCAGTTGCCAGCATTCTAGCACCAAAACTGTGGACTAGTCCACAAGGGTTTTGAACCAGAGATGATTGTAGGGTATATCTTACAGcatgaagcaccttgaggtggcTATTGTTGTGATTGGgcacaataaaaaaatagcATTGAATAGAACTGATATCGTTTTGCTGTGATGTAAAAATGCTAACTACTGCACCACTGTCTCACTCAAGATTAGAAAGCAGGTTGGATGGTGGATGGCACGATCACACAATGTGTTTCCAGAATATGAGTTTGAGTCTTTTGAGGCCATTTAGAGGATTTAATTAACTTTAATCACCCGAAGAACAGATTTAAATATGTTCTCACACACTACCCTGCATATTGACAAACTCTGGCAAGTTGTTACATGGTTTGGGAGTTGGACAGATGATTTTAGGAGTTGCAAACTATGGTGCTTCCTCCACTACTCTTCCATGCAGTTTAGTATTGGTATGTAATGTCCTTTTTCCTCTAAACACATCGCAAATTTGACATAGTGTGGAGCATCCACCTTTCAGGATTACGTATTTAGATCTTAGTTTGATCTCTGCAGGACACCTATTCACAAGGACAACCACTACTGTGTAGACAGAATGTTGATTTGTGATTTGAACACACATTTAGATATGCTTTTGTAGTCTGTTACAGGTTTGTACAGTTCCATAATGCTTCTTGAAGGTGGTgtgaaagttattttttttttcttcttttttttttaacctgtcccgtttggttcttttgccatcagaattattgtctaaaggcgaagaaagatgcccaacggatttactttaccaaattgaccatcccagccttgccgtaatggttcatttgattcaccttttattgtttattttattttcacttgctgaatacgggacagacttgactggggaaggaaagggagaaagaaagagggaaagaaaacggcggggaagagggacggggaaaaagggcaaaaaaccaaaaaccaacaggataagcagacaaaaaatacatatatcgatcacctggatcacctgttgagaaagaaagaagaaagccaGCTCACTCCTTTTTACAgaacaacgttctgtaaaaaactggtgctagaatcgtccagaattctttgtagaattctgcaggaaagccgtctggacctggagccttattattgggcatacttatcagggcttcctggagttcacctgatgtcagtggcgaatccagtgccattgcttgagagtctaataattttgggagagttatgttgtctaaaaactgatcaatttcctttttagatgggtttatttgtggtgaatacaacttTTTATataaatccctgaaaatgtggtttatttgtttcgggtcatatattgtgtttCCAGATGAATCTTAAACAGCAcctatagttgttttttctttatttatttttaactggtttGCTAGAtattgaccggatttattactatgttcataattttgtaagcgtagtctttgtactaagaattttgtttttttatcaattatctcatttaattctagttttgttttgcgtattttgttcagtgtttcctgatcttggtgggacgcgtaggcttcttctagtgatttgatggttttttctaattcctgaatatttttgttttttttctttttatgtgatgagaaagaaattattttacctctcatcacagctttccctgcttcccataaaacagaagctgatgttccgggagtgtcattaaagtctaaatatgaagtccactcttttttaaaatatttaataaagtcttcatctttaagcagtgaagtattaaatctccagtttttacttggcgtagtattattcttgtgcattagtgttaaagatacaggagcatgatcgctgacagctatagggtgaatctcagtgtctgaaatgtcactcagcagtgagctgctgaccaaaaaataatccagacgagagtaggagtgatgaacatgtgagaaaaaagtatAGTCCTTACTATTGGAGTGAAgggggagcgccatgcatcgcaaagaccaaagtcactcatatactgtttgattatatttgtggattaccaattacgctgagttcctgctgtattgagcctatccatttcttcatttagtccaaggttgaggtcgcctccaagaacaagtgtgccatctaagtgttcagagagtgcactgaaaaaactgtgaaagaatgagggatcatcaacatttggaccatatacacttacaatacatagctttttatcaagtatagataatttaatgattaagaatctgccctctggatctataactgtatcgagtactgtgaaattaatttttttatgtattaaaattgcgactcccctttgtctagaattataacaagctgagaacacattaggaaactcaggtgttttaagttcattcgaacctctaagaggtctgtgggtctcttgtaaaaggacaacatctgcctgtagttttttgagttggttaaatatttttaacctcttttctctggagccagctccatttacattccatgtaacgaatcttagtgcacccatagatgtctgtgtataactaggggtgtgcgctgtgtgtgtcgcttagacaggtggagagagtgcatcacttgttcataaataaagagaaggagagagagaagaaatgtGTGATGAAATGCTCCTTGAATCTGACtatgtgtttgcatatttactaatatgagtaTGCTTGGgttaagtgtgtgtatcctgtaggtctgtgtgcgctgtctgactgatgtaaatgtgctgccgttgaGCGCATGACTGTGCGTGATCGTGCTGTGCGTATGTATcgaaataaaggatgttgtttgtggatgagtgtggaagcaggtgatcgaagcagtgaaagaaagaaaaaagaaagaaagaaagcaaggacaagggtgagcagcataaaaacaagagggggaaagaagagagaagaaaaaacgagaaacaaaacaaaacctggaaacattccaatcaaaccattgacggagagtgacggtgttaCTTCTGCTATGATATCGCACCTAAGATGCGATTTGATACTGgtaagttaaacagatgttaatgcaagttagtgtgagtggatggggaaagggtgtagcggattcttatctggtgtgaagttaatacagccacggagtgatgtcggggtcgcggtggagctgtccgtccacgtaCAGCCGGTCCACAGCGATGACGGCGCGggagcccttctggatgaagccgcgtcggattgggaagaggaccctgcgtcgttccaggatctctttggggaactggtcgttcacgctgaagtccgttccttttaattccctgccgcggcttttcacatgttccttttgtttgaagtggccgAATTTGGCCACGATAGGACGTGGTCTCCCGGCCGCAGCCCGAATAGGGCCGAGGCGATGCACCCTATCGAAGACGATGTTCTTCACcgtgtcctccggcagcttcaggtgggttttgatgaagctttttactagggctgcacgattttgcataaaatgagaatcacgatttttttgcttagaattgagatcacgattctctcacgattttcttttccaatataaatatttattgcacttattaactgcacatcaacttcgtaacagttgaaactgaacataaaacaataaataaacataaaacaataaatgcctcacattttgtggttgccgcaaaatgttgtactgcttgaaattccgtctccaccgttgctcgacactgcgtgtatagagcaggtagtgcaacaatagaaaaatagttgcggacggcactgtgtagcgttgtctagggtgttgatcattttcctaaatccctcgttttgcacagtgttgatatatctttggtcaggtgataagtaatagcctccataatttctttgtgcctgcaggagttcgacgtgtatagggaagcgctgtataaggttcccgttattgatgtttgggtggttgaccgggacgaattttctcctgtcactttctcgtcatccctgacgtgttctccgttgttttttccctgccaatttgagcatcacggcacagcttctgtattacgtggtataaggctccgcccttgtcatttgttgagcaggaagagggagcgcttgttttcatgcagattacgtcccggatcaaaatgcggtacaatcgtcgtcgtctttttttttttaaatcgttgtcatttggaaatgagatcgcacataagtatgaatcgagatcgcgattttctaacgattaatcgtgcagccctactttTTACCGTGGTCTCCGCGTCCTCTCCAGCGGcttctggaataccagaaaataccagATTATCACGCATGCTACGAGCTTGTAGATCAataactgtttcttttatttttttattttctctattgagctgggtaacattttctgtgagacatttcaccgactcccttagcgtggcattttcagcagcgagcgtttccacctgctgctggctgaactccagtGATTCTCGTAAGCATTTAAATTCCCGGTGAAGAATCTCCACCAAGGACAGCCTTGTGTCGAAGCTGGACAATCGCTTGTCGATTGACTCCAGTATGTCGGCAATATCTTTGCCGGCTggcgatgttgtgccgggggaATCTGCCGGGCGAAGTCTTTTCGACAATGGCGTCTCAGATTTGGCCGGGGAAGCTGTactctgggccttcttcatcACGAGACCCTGAAAGCACTGATCAATGTAATCTTGGAGAGCCTCTAAACTCTCCCCGTTGTTCTCCAGGGTGTTGGAGATTATTTAGACAAATATTGTTAGTTATAAGACAATTGATAAGTGTATTTGGTAATACTGAAGCTTAATGGAATTTATTCAAATCTAAACTaccatttgctttaattttccgccaaaatctccggcgtctgacGTCAGTTACAACATGAGTCGCTTACCTTGTCCGTCACTTCCGTCACTTACCTCCTCACTTACCTCAGCTCAGCTTCTCGTTCAGCTCCCTCCCCTGTCTGTGAAAGTTATTTTGATTAAATCAATCCTTCCTTGAGAATTCATGCACCGCTACAGAGGTACTACAAAGTGGTATGCCAATGAAATTGGACAGCAAGCTTAGCAAATTTCAATATTTGTTATGACAGCAGATGGAATGATTGTTCTATTGAATTCTTGCTCAACTTCTGAGAGCAGCATCAGccacacacaacaaaaactgttgttttaCGGTCTTTCAAAGAAAGCAGTGTCACAGTGTGCGTTCACACCATTAATAACCATATAGATATTTTACTAGTATGTTAATTTGATAGACTTCCTCCGTGATTCATTTATAGTTAATAGCCAATAAATTAGACAcaaaaaatttctttttttcctctttacttTTGTCCAACAACGAACATACGGACTTGTACAGAACTTTGACAGCGTGAGAGGAAATGTGGcaaattaaaagaataaaagagagattaaaaaaatgcaatatgGCAGTGGCCTCTGAATTCCACAGCAATATCTCAACTCACCCGGGACACTAGAGCACACAGATGATCTTACAACAACCCCCTACATTCAGAAAACTGCTGCCCTGCGCTGCACATGCAGGTCCGATTTCTTGCCAACAATATCACCACTTCGCGACAATCAGGTTCCACATTGAAGtataaaaaacaggaaatccaaaaaatgcatttttgctaagttttgggaaaactgcagttaattcttaagcACTGCCCCCTGGTGACCAAATTGTGCATGTACACAAACCAATAAAATGAACATATGTACAGTAAGTGCACATGACATGCAGGTAACAATGTTATGGagtaatttcattttattgcttttgCTATTCCCTTTGTTGACTTaacatacatacaaacaaagaACATACATACAAAGAAACCAACGTTTTAAGACCTCGTCTTCGACCTTAaacagatatttatttaactaaaGTGGAAAATATCATCAATTTACCGGACggttacatataaatatataaacataatACATTAAATAATACATCTTCATATCAAGGTTGCTTATATATGTAGATTGACTTCTTTGAACAGAAATAagattatttaaataataataattataatgtaCAAtgcctgattttattttattttttcatttttgtcatacttgaatgtttcagatcattaaaaaaatgaatattagACAAAGTTAACCTAAGTACaagatgcagtttttaaatgatttcatttattaatcaaaaaaagcacaaacctACATGCCTCTGTGTGGAAAAACTGCCCCCTAAACCAAATGATTGATTGTGCCATACTTGACGAGaaaaactgcaatcaagcatttatAATAACTGACACTGAGAAATTTttgtccactcttctttgcagatttGTTtcattcagccacattggaggggTTTTGAACATTAATATTCTTTTTAAGGACTTCCTGCTCTGTTTAAGTTCATTTCTCCTGCCGCATAACCTGAGTGTGCTGAAGGTTCAGGGCATGAACTGGCTGCTTGAGGATTGTAGCAGCAAAGTAGCCCCAGACATCACACTACCTCCACcttgtttgactgttggtatcatggttttttttgttgttgtttttttaatgaaatgctgtgttagtttacCGCAGATGTAACAGGCCTTACATTTTTTAGTCCACGTAATATTTTACTGAAAgtccttggggatcatcaagatatttttttgtaaatgtgaaacaagcctttgtgttctttttgtttaGCAGTATTTTTATTCCTTTAACTCTCTCATTGATGCCATTTTTGCCtgctctttttttattgttgaatcaaGAACTCTGACCTTAATTGAGGCAGGTGAGGTTCTTTTGTGATTAGTCGTTGATGACAGCTTGGAGTCATTTTGTCGCGAAGCTTTAGAAATGGCCTTGTAACCAGGCTAATGACCAATGACATAGCTTTCTCAGACTGGTTCTATTTAAGTGTTTCCTTTAttaatcaggcctgggtgtaGGTGGTGAAACGGAACTCAACTGTAATTAACCCTATTATTTGGAAAGCTAATTCATGATTTTGATTTTTCGCATGAAGCCAGGTTTATTAACATTTGCTTGCTGATCTGAAACATAAGTAACTAATataaaagaaatacatttatatttatatatactcttttcacagcactgtatactttttttttttcattatttttagcGGCATGACACAAATCTTTTATTTGACTTGCAAAACTGCTGATTGTAGTTGCTcagaaaatggcaaaaaatactTTTCTCATTAACAAAGCGCAAAATTTTAGTGAGACAATTATGGTAATTCTTTTGAATTATAGTACGAACACAAACCCCTTTATGCACTGCTGTAAGTTTACATTTCATGAACGCAAATGACAATATTAGTACTGCTCAACTTATTCTTTATGCAAATACTTGAATTGATGGAATTCCTTAAAGCCCGCCTACAGTGAGCTGAAAGACAATAAGGGTTGACCTTTCAGTAAAAACTGCTACTGTTCCTCCTCTCTGCTTATTCCATTTTATAGATTAAGACTGTGTAATCAGCCCAGAACAGCCCGTTGCTGATGCTTTGTCATCATGGATGCTGCTTACATTTTCAGTGGGCTGTCTACAAGCTCAGTGAAGTACAAAATAATTACCAGCACAAGTAATGTGCCACCTCTCTGTGTTGGGCGCTCCACATGGACTCGCGCGGGTAATTAAATCTGCAAGTTCGAGATAAGAGAAAATAGACAAAAGACACTCAAACACATGGACAACAAAATTATGG
This window harbors:
- the LOC120436477 gene encoding uncharacterized protein LOC120436477; its protein translation is MKKAQSTASPAKSETPLSKRLRPADSPGTTSPAGKDIADILESIDKRLSSFDTRLSLVEILHREFKCLRESLEFSQQQVETLAAENATLRESVKCLTENVTQLNRENKKIKETVIDLQARSMRDNLVFSGIPEAAGEDAETTVKSFIKTHLKLPEDTVKNIVFDRVHRLGPIRAAAGRPRPIVAKFGHFKQKEHVKSRGRELKGTDFSVNDQFPKEILERRRVLFPIRRGFIQKGSRAVIAVDRLYVDGQLHRDPDITPWLY